In Candidatus Sodalis pierantonius str. SOPE, one DNA window encodes the following:
- a CDS encoding IS256-like element ISSoEn2 family transposase, whose product MDEKQLQALANELAKNLKTPEDLSHFDRLLKKISVEAALNAEMTHHLGYDKNQPKPGTNARNGYSTKTVTTGDGPLALRTPRDRDGSFEPQLVKKNQTRITGMDNQILSLYAKGMTTREIAAAFKELYDADVSPALVSKVTDAVMEQVVEWQNRPLDAVYPIVYLDCIVLKVRQDSRIINKSVFLALGINIEGQKELLGMWLAENEGAKFWLNVLTELKNRGLNDILIACVDGLKGFPDAINAVYPETRLQLCIVHMVRNSLRFVSWKDYKAVTRDLKAIYQAPTEEAGLQALEAFSSAWDIRYPQISRSWQANWANLATFFAYPTDIRKVIYTTNAIESLNSVIRHAIKKRKVFPTDDAVKKVVWLAIQAASQKWTMPLRDWRMAMSRFIIEFGDRLDGHF is encoded by the coding sequence ATGGACGAAAAACAGTTGCAGGCTCTGGCTAACGAACTGGCCAAAAATCTCAAAACCCCTGAAGATCTCAGTCACTTCGATCGGCTGCTGAAAAAAATTAGCGTCGAAGCAGCTCTCAATGCCGAAATGACCCATCACCTCGGCTACGATAAAAATCAGCCTAAACCGGGGACCAACGCCCGCAACGGCTATTCCACAAAAACCGTTACCACTGGCGATGGCCCGCTGGCGCTGCGTACTCCGCGCGATCGTGACGGTTCCTTTGAACCGCAACTGGTGAAGAAGAACCAGACCCGGATTACCGGGATGGATAACCAGATTTTATCGTTGTACGCCAAAGGGATGACCACCCGCGAGATCGCCGCCGCGTTCAAAGAGCTGTATGACGCCGATGTCTCGCCGGCGCTGGTCTCAAAGGTCACCGATGCGGTCATGGAGCAGGTTGTCGAATGGCAAAACCGGCCTCTGGATGCAGTCTATCCCATTGTTTATCTTGACTGTATCGTTCTAAAAGTCCGGCAGGACAGCCGCATCATCAACAAATCTGTGTTCCTGGCGCTGGGCATCAACATCGAAGGCCAGAAAGAGTTGTTAGGTATGTGGCTGGCCGAAAACGAAGGCGCAAAGTTCTGGCTGAACGTGCTGACAGAGCTGAAAAACCGCGGCCTGAACGATATCCTTATCGCCTGCGTAGACGGGCTGAAAGGTTTCCCTGACGCTATTAACGCGGTGTATCCGGAGACGCGGCTCCAGCTGTGTATCGTGCATATGGTGCGCAACAGCCTGCGGTTCGTCTCCTGGAAGGACTACAAGGCCGTCACCCGCGACCTGAAAGCTATCTATCAGGCCCCTACGGAAGAAGCCGGCTTGCAGGCGCTGGAAGCGTTCTCCAGTGCCTGGGACATCCGCTACCCGCAAATAAGTCGAAGCTGGCAGGCAAACTGGGCCAATCTGGCCACGTTCTTTGCCTACCCAACGGACATCCGCAAGGTGATCTACACGACCAACGCCATCGAGTCGTTAAACAGCGTGATCCGGCATGCCATCAAAAAGCGCAAGGTGTTCCCGACCGACGACGCAGTGAAAAAGGTGGTGTGGCTGGCGATACAGGCGGCCTCACAGAAATGGACAATGCCTTTGAGGGACTGGCGCATGGCAATGAGCCGCTTTATTATCGAGTTCGGTGACCGCCTGGACGGTCACTTCTGA
- a CDS encoding carbapenem self-resistance protein CarG family protein: MKALLLALFVSAGAAGTNLTPVPLVPGDNRVDIDGNGKPDLVILGQFDNNHTHNCHGISFFIHHPDGGFSMVPIANSDKFVWLDSRLTASSAKVLVNRLFHDGRRYYLVKAQNMALICIRYCR, from the coding sequence ATGAAGGCGTTACTGCTTGCGCTGTTTGTCTCCGCCGGTGCGGCGGGCACCAACCTGACGCCGGTTCCGTTAGTACCGGGCGATAATCGGGTAGACATTGATGGCAATGGCAAACCCGATCTGGTAATTCTGGGGCAATTCGATAACAATCACACGCATAATTGCCACGGCATCAGCTTTTTTATTCACCACCCGGACGGCGGATTCAGCATGGTGCCCATCGCCAACAGCGATAAGTTCGTTTGGCTCGATAGTCGCCTCACCGCCAGCTCAGCCAAAGTGTTGGTCAACCGCTTGTTTCACGATGGTAGGCGTTACTATCTTGTCAAAGCGCAAAATATGGCGTTAATCTGTATACGCTACTGCCGGTGA
- a CDS encoding endonuclease/exonuclease/phosphatase family protein, whose product MPKKIYAVRYVAGQPVERIFPPLASGQLGQALPAGEPLPGSRILRVMVWNIYKQQRANWLSVLQGFGKDAQLVLLQEAQTTPELVRFATSHYLAADQVPALIFPQHPSGVMTLSAAHPVYCCPLREREPLLRLAKSALVTVYPIYNGQLLMVVNIHAVNFSLGIDVYSKQLDPIGEQIRNHSGPVIMAGDFNAWSRQRMLALYRFAERMGLGEVRFVDDQRKRAFGRPLDFVFYRDMNVCEASVLVTEASDHNPLLVEFEPARTQLTVV is encoded by the coding sequence GTGCCAAAAAAAATATATGCCGTCAGGTATGTCGCGGGCCAGCCAGTCGAGCGTATCTTTCCACCTCTTGCCTCTGGCCAGTTAGGTCAGGCGCTACCGGCGGGAGAACCTTTGCCGGGCTCGCGCATTTTGCGGGTGATGGTATGGAATATCTATAAACAGCAGCGCGCCAATTGGTTGTCGGTACTCCAAGGGTTTGGTAAAGATGCCCAGTTGGTCCTGTTACAGGAAGCGCAGACCACACCTGAGCTGGTCCGATTCGCTACCTCGCATTATTTGGCGGCGGACCAGGTTCCCGCACTCATTTTTCCGCAGCATCCGTCGGGGGTCATGACCCTTTCCGCCGCGCATCCGGTCTATTGTTGTCCGCTGCGCGAGCGCGAGCCCCTGTTGCGGTTAGCCAAGTCGGCTCTGGTCACCGTGTATCCCATCTATAACGGGCAACTGCTCATGGTGGTCAATATCCACGCGGTAAATTTCAGCCTGGGCATTGATGTGTACAGTAAACAGCTCGACCCCATTGGTGAGCAGATCCGCAATCATAGCGGCCCGGTTATCATGGCGGGGGATTTCAATGCCTGGAGCCGGCAGCGTATGCTGGCGCTCTACCGGTTCGCGGAACGGATGGGGCTGGGCGAGGTGCGATTTGTCGACGATCAGCGCAAACGGGCGTTTGGCCGGCCGCTGGATTTCGTCTTTTACCGCGATATGAACGTCTGCGAGGCGTCGGTGCTGGTAACCGAGGCTTCTGACCATAACCCTTTGCTGGTCGAATTCGAGCCCGCTCGGACACAACTTACCGTCGTCTAA
- a CDS encoding carbapenam-3-carboxylate synthase domain-containing protein — MVDNGFCIIHGNINKDISLLAHCCSGNIEMLRNGCLFTGRKTPVQSYRFATGSAYLIGSLRNKRLLRHLATHFTGGVPVVNGAEVLYQLSTQLGSAALGLAEGDFCFFIEDRNGTLTLLTDARGQNPVYLVNIGDRWITDKLKLISALHDRDIQHDPQGSETTPSVGCHIQRILPGTLNVFRFSNADCEVCESRQLLRPAKMPLSIEGGIQ, encoded by the coding sequence ATGGTGGACAACGGCTTTTGCATTATTCATGGTAATATCAATAAAGATATCAGTCTGTTGGCACATTGCTGCAGCGGTAATATCGAAATGCTGCGCAACGGCTGCCTGTTTACCGGCCGCAAAACGCCGGTGCAAAGTTATCGCTTTGCAACCGGTAGCGCTTATCTCATTGGATCGCTGCGTAACAAGCGCCTACTGCGCCATCTGGCGACACATTTTACCGGTGGCGTACCGGTGGTTAACGGGGCTGAAGTGCTCTACCAGCTTAGCACGCAATTGGGCTCGGCCGCCCTTGGTCTTGCCGAGGGCGACTTTTGCTTCTTTATCGAGGATCGCAATGGCACTTTGACGCTGCTGACCGATGCCCGCGGTCAAAATCCTGTTTATTTGGTCAACATCGGCGATCGTTGGATTACTGATAAACTAAAACTTATCAGCGCGCTACATGACCGCGATATTCAGCACGACCCGCAGGGAAGCGAAACGACCCCGAGCGTAGGCTGCCATATTCAGCGCATTCTACCGGGAACGCTTAACGTATTTCGCTTTAGCAACGCCGACTGTGAAGTCTGCGAGAGTCGGCAATTATTGCGCCCGGCAAAAATGCCGCTGTCGATAGAGGGCGGGATTCAATGA